The genome window CCCTGATCGAGACCCCGTAGGGAAAGAATTCCTTTTCCTTTTTCAACTTGGGTTTGACCTGAACTTCGAGGGTCAATCGATATTTACCCGGCTCCTTCAGGTGTGGCGCGATATTAATCGCAGAGGAAATGTCGCCCGTATGAACCGACAACGCGGAATCAAACGCCTCGTTCTGAGCGACGGCAACACTTTCAATCTGGTAATGGTCAAGCCGAAAGAGGCAGTTCATAGCGTGTACCTTTCGCATATTGGGCATTTTCGTCCGGAGTGGGTTCTCCACCCAACCCCTCAACCGTCGCCGTTTCTACGGTCCGAAGGGTTGAGCCGCCAGATTCGCCCGTCACCGCGAGAAGACTCACCCTGGCATGTTTGGGAATCAAAATGCATTCCCATTTCAAGTCGAGAACAAAGGCGAGCTTCACCAAACTCTCCAGACTAAGATTAGCGTGACCGCGCAAGATTTTGGTCACATAGGCAGGGCTTACCTTTAATCGGCGCGCCAGTTCACTGCGAGTTACGCCAGAGGCTTCCATCGCATCAATAATGCGTGCGGCCACTTCAATGACGAGGCCTTCCTCATAAAATTCAAGGTGTTTCTGTGCCCGTTTCAATCCTTCTGCAAAA of bacterium contains these proteins:
- a CDS encoding protein-export chaperone SecB yields the protein MNCLFRLDHYQIESVAVAQNEAFDSALSVHTGDISSAINIAPHLKEPGKYRLTLEVQVKPKLKKEKEFFPYGVSIRGRAFFSFKVPCLADQAEHTLRVNGAAILYGLLRAQVAQITAQSAHGQFLLPTMDFVELAKSKQEGKAAKGK
- a CDS encoding helix-turn-helix transcriptional regulator: MIVRKSGGYTFAEGLKRAQKHLEFYEEGLVIEVAARIIDAMEASGVTRSELARRLKVSPAYVTKILRGHANLSLESLVKLAFVLDLKWECILIPKHARVSLLAVTGESGGSTLRTVETATVEGLGGEPTPDENAQYAKGTRYELPLSA